The Elaeis guineensis isolate ETL-2024a chromosome 14, EG11, whole genome shotgun sequence genomic sequence TCAACTTTGGCCACCTCAATCAGATCCACCCAgtagaaaaatcaaagaaaataacCCACCCACTCTGAAGTCTCTTTTGGACTGCTGAACTTTTTCCTTTGAACACCTTCATCTCCCAGCAACAAGACTTCTTTGCCTGCACTCCTTCTGTTCCAAGGAAACCCTCAGATCAATCCAAACCTTCTCATACTAACTCCCCAATCCCACCCAAGTCTCCTATTCCTTCCACCATGGTTCAAAGAAAAGCACCCAAGAAGCTTGgctctcaaaccaaatcaaaataaaatcctGTGAGACATGAGAGGAATCCATCTTCTTATCGGCAACAAGATTCAAGAAGCAAGGGAGGAGGTGgtaccaagaagaagatgaagaaggtgaTATGCGCCAAGATCTCAGACTTAGCAAGTGAGCAGGTGCAATTCAACCAGCCTACCATGCACAAGAGGTCATCAGCTACCAAGGCATCAGATCAGTTGCCAAATTATATGAAGCCCACATGCAGTTCAGATGTAAGGAAGGAGAAATTCAAGGTAATGAACCATTCCCCAACCACTAGTGATAGGGTTAGAAAGCCAAGAAATTTGAGTAATTTGAATTGCTCAAAGCCCTACACTTCTTGCCCTGATGGCTCTGGCCTTAAACATGTGAAAGTTTTGAAAAGGAAACCTAGTCTGAAACAAGGAAGGCCTTGGATGAAAAAGAGCATAGGAGTTGCTCTTTTTTCTCCCAAGCTATATGTGAACAGGGCCACCTGCTCATCAACTCTTAAGGATTCCAAGTTTCCTAAGGCTTTGGAACTCAATCAAGGAGGGACCGAAGCCGAAGGGACTTCAACCATGAAGGTCTGCCCTTACACATATTGCTCTCTGAATGGCCATAGACATGAGCCTTTGCCCCCTCTGAAGTGCTTCTTGTCATCAAGGAGGAAGCTGCTCAAAACCCAGAAGAGCATGAAGGTAAAAGGGGTGTCTTTATTCAGAAAGAAAGGTCTAGGGAAGGATGAAAAGGAGGTAGATACAGGACAAGCAGTTCTTAGTAGGGCCCCAACTGCATTAGAGGTTCTTATGGAAGAAGTAGCCAATGATTTCTTTGTCGAAATCTATGCTAAACCACATAAACAGAATGTAGAACCATTTAACTGTGATGAAGGAAGCCATCAAGAAAAGGATGACACAAAAAGTCCTGAAGTTCTGAAAAGCTTAGAATTTACTGGAGGTGATAGGGTGGATGCCAAGTGCGAAGAAGATGATGGAAGGAATCTCATGGATGAGATTCATGAATATAGTTCGGTTACTAGCTTTGAAGAAGATCTAAACCAGAATAGTGACCTTTCAATCGAAGAAATGGATGTTATGATGAGTGTTCGAGAGTATGTAAATTGTGATCAGGAAGATGAAGATGAGGAAGGGAATTCCACTAGTTTGGTTCGAAAAGATGATGCAGAATTGAATTTAGAATGCCAAGTCATGGATGGATTGGTCAAAGAGAGTGAAGGTTTTGCAGACAGTGCAATCAAGGTGCCTTTTGAGGCCAGTGAGATGAATTTGGAGGAGGATATAGACACATTTCCTTGTAACAAGACTGATTGCTCTGAGTCCACTGATGATGGTTTTGGTCCACTATTCAAGCATTTGTTCGAAAATGATGATCCTGGCAATGGACTATCTCTTAATGCAAAGACTGCTTCAGTTGCATGTAAGATAGCTGAATCTGATGTAGAGCCATCTTATGAAGCATACGAAGAAGTTGCTGAGCATGATCATCTGACAGCTTCTGAAGGCATTAGTTCTGAGAGAAATGATGTTTCCTCTGATGAGGAGAGAGAAAGTTCTGCAATTAATTCTGTGAGCTGTGATGACAATGTTCAATATCAGAGTACTGATTTTCTAATTTCCAAACCACTTGAAGCCGAAATATTGAAGGAAAATCATCTGGGTGACCCTCCTTTTACCAAAGAGAACAGCTCCAGTGTGAGTTTTCTGGGTCATTTAGAGGCCTCCAAGGGAACAGAAGAAGGCAGCGCAATGAAACATGATCTCAGCAAACAGAATGGTAAAGGTGAAGCATCTGAAGCAGTTTATCTGGAAGCAAACAATATCTCAGACAATGGAAATGCAGAGCAAACAATCTTCCATGTTGACATCAAAGAAGAggatgatgggaatgaagaagttgaagatgTCAGCTCCTCATCCAACACCAACCTTTGTGGTTCTAACAAAGGATCCACTGAGAAAGAAAATGGTGCAACAGAAGCCGATCATATCAAAACAGGAATGGAGATCAAAGTCTACAAACATGATGATACAACTGAAGAAGCAAGCATTCTTCTTAAAATCCACCACTCTCTGAATGATCTATCAGATGAGGTTGATCAAGAAGACAACCGAGAGAAGTCACAAAAAAAGCATCAGGAGGAAGTCAATGAGACAGGAGAAGAACAAGACTGGTACAAAATAGAACATGTAGTGCAGATTAAGGATAATTTGGAGATTTGCCTCACAGGTGGCACAGAAGGCCTTGAAGAAGATAGAATCATCGTCACTGCAGCAGCACTCTCCAACCAAGCTGCTACTGAGGCAACTGGTAAGCAAAAGGCAAAAATAAGCATAGTGAGAAAGAAAAGAGCTGATGAAGAGGAACAAATGAAAGAATTCAACCCACGAGCACCAAACTTTCTCCCAATTGAACCTGATCCAGAAGCAGAAAAGGTTGATCTCAGGCATCAGGAGATGGATGAAAGAAAGAATGCAGAGGAATGGATGATCGATCATGCACTCCAACAGGCAGTAACAAAATTGGCTCCAGACCGGAAGAGGAAAGTAGCACTGCTTGTGGAAGCGTTTGAGACTGTAATGCCGACACCTACGTGTGAGAAAGCAGAGCAGCATACCAGTCAAGGCTTTGATCATGCAAGGCCTATGCAAGCATGCAGTTGATGACCTTGGAGGTAAATACCATTGGtggcttcattatctttatcatgAATTTTAGCAGAACCTTTACACTCTTATTTTTTTCGCTTGTTTATTGCAGGTTTTGCTTGAAGCTGTACTCCATTGTTAAAATGTAACAAAGGATCACTGCAATCTTAGCCAAATGGAACAGATACAAGGATAGAGAATGTTCTGTAGCAACTGTAGTTATTTATCATGCAGGCATGATGAAGATAACAGAAGCAAGTAACAATATAGCAAAAGAAATGTAAATAAGTATCCTGTAACTTGAGCAGTGTGATCCTAATTCCTAACTAATTTGATCTTAATCATAATGTTGTCTGATATTGTAATTAAGTAGAATAATCGGAGGGTGCGTTGTTTAGAAGAAAAGGTTATATTTGATTTCTTCAAGTAGATTATACCTTCAGTTCTTGTAAAGATCAAAACTAAGCACTAAATGGAGATATTTAGAATTATACATACAAATGCTTTCCAGTTATTTTAGACAAACTACTCTTTAATATAACTTCATTCAGTTTTATATGATTTACAAACTACATGTTCACCAAGCTCCTTGTCAGGATTATATGCAAAGGGAAGGGGGAAAAACTTGCCAGCCATTCCATCACCCAAGAGACGAAAAACAGTCATTACAAATGCTCTGAGAGCTCTGCGAGCTAATAAATCATCAGATCACTCAAATTTTGCAAATGaccaaaaatatatttggttATAGAAATTTTCAACTGAAATTCTGAAGAAATATAGCAGATTTTACAGAAACATGACATGTAATGCACATATACCGTGATGCATACTCTGCTAAACAAAATATTATGAAGTTTTTCGCAGCATAAGATATTTCCTTATGCATCGGCTGTATGTTTTTAGAATCCAAAGTCTGCATAAATCATTGTATATAAACTTATATCATTCTTATCTTCAGCTTATACTGTACACGTATGTAGCGTGACTTCTATGCAAGAATAATTATTTGGACTCTTGTCAACAGAAGATCAGCCACTAGAGTGTCTTTACTGTACAACAGGTAATGCTTTTCCACCTATTCTGTACTCCACAACCTAACAAAGCGCTAAGCTCCAAATGTAGGAGTAATGATTCCTCTAGCTAGGCAAAGGAACATAGCACCCAGATAATGCAGTATTAAGAGAAAAAACGTAGCACAATTCAACAACTCTAAAAGATGTTTGATGTAATATGATACATATTAGAACATCCAAATGGCATGGCCCCTCAAGACTTCCAATTCAGAAGCATCCTATGAAAATAAATACCTTTATTTTGTCTGACATAAAGGTGAAAAGGGTCCCAGAAGATCATAATAGACAGGTTCAATAGCCAAAAGACGATTAGGATCATGAGACATATTAGCTTACCTACGAAGTTGAACTGAAGAAGTTCTTGCAACTTTGATTGTCATAAGAGATGCTTAATCACCACATTATCCTGAAGAATGTCATATGGATGTTCCATATTATAGCAATAGAGAAGAAAATCAACAGCATGAACAAAAGAGAGCAACGACCGTACCATAATAAGAACATGTAAACAACTATTTCTAATATTTTTGGACTTCGCTGCCATCTGCTAGTCAGGTAAATGGTCTGATTCGGAGTCTAAAAACAGCATGACTTAGTGGACATAGGAATCAGGCGTTTATACAAAGGCATACCAGCTATGAACCTCTTGAGTTGATAGACGAACAAAGTGATTACAAACACAAAGGAATTGGACCATCCAAAGAATGAGCACCAGTTGACAAACCTATCCCATGGGCATGTTTGGAAGATTTCTAAAAGCAGTTTCTGTGCAGCAAGAGTTTTGGATACAAATAGAAACCTAAACATGTTTGCAAGAAAGTACTgtttcaataaaaaaatcaaaacaatAGAGTATGTTAGGTAACATACACAAAAGCATTGGAACAATCTATCTTGGGTTTGACAACATTGGAAAATTCTTGAGAGATTTGAAACTACCTACTAGatgagaaacaaaagaaaaaagagagttcTAAACAGaattagttaatttattatatccACATGAAACTATATTCTCAGGTTTCCATTCATTCTGTAAACTCTAAAAAGACATCAGCAGATTTCAAATGACAACTTGGAGATAAATGTTACTATTGTAAGAGCACTTGAGGCATCTGAGAACCTATAAGATTTTCTGCATTATAGGATTATAAGAGTAATGCAGCCACTTTCTACTGTGAGTACAATTCAAAAAGTCAAAAAACAAAAGATCCTGCAGGGCCATTAGGCAAACCTTGCCCTGTCATCAGGTCTAGATTCCGGTGTGCTCAACAACATATGATGCAACTTAATCTGCCATACTGTTCGCCTTCCGGAAGATATGCCAGACAACCACGATGACGGAGTCACAAAGGGAACTCCAGAAGTCCCAAAGGAGCGGAAGTAACGCGGTCACTTAACTAGAAAATTATAGGAGCTGGACCCAGAAACATATTGGGAAACTAGAAATTAATTATTCAGACGTTCACATGCCAACTGGAACTTCACACGATTCACActcaaatatcaaaaataaaatgcTTTTCAAATTAACAATGAGTTTACACGAATCATGTGACAAAAGGTATGTAATCTGTGAACTTGAATTTCCATATATGCATACAAGATATTGATTTATTTCATACTCATGACAGCTAGTTATATATGTGAGGTAAACATATGAATATGATTGATTCCATCAAGTATTTTTCACGGTCTAGGTACTCCCATACAATAAAGCTACTCTTTTCCTACCTGTTTGCTAAGCTAGGCATGTGATAAAGTTTGAGGTCCTGATCTAAAATGATGATGAACATTGGCAGGCACATTTACTCCTTATAATAGCAGCAAAATTGACTTTATAGACAATTGCAGTAAAATGATGAGAAAGAAAAGTAGCAATGCTTGAACCAATTAAATTACAGTATTTAAACTACTAATTATAATTGTTAATATTTAAAGTACCTTAAAAAATCACATTTTTTTGAGGTTACCTATCTATCAAGGCCACACATGAAATGAATGATACCCATGAGTTTGTGTTTTAAAATGTATGCTGCTAACTTAAGATGGAAAATTCACAACATCAAACAAACTTCATATTGTAAAATGCTTGGGAACACAATCTGATAGACTTGAATCATTGTAGAACTGAATGCCTGTAAAGCATAAACTAAAAACATTTGATGCAAAGGAGACCCAGAAACATTATTATTGTTTATAGGTGTTGTGAACATCGTAAATTATGATCCACAATGTGGATGTCTAATTTGATATGTCATATAGACATTTACCAGCCAGCTGATGATGTGCATAATACGAACAAAATGTGATTCTGTAGTACAACCAAACACAAGAGATCTACCCAGAGTTGGCTTCTTCAGAGCACAGAAGCAATTGAGTTTTTTAGAAAAACAGATGTGAATCTGATCCAAGTATCAATGTCTTGAAGAGAACGGCCCAAGATAGCATTTCCATGCCAAAAAAGAAACATAAGCAGAAGAAGTAGATTTTGTAATTTTTGCACTTAAATGGTTTCATATCATGATTTAGCAGCATCAGGACAAAAACCTGTCCATCTAGATATTGCCTCTCAAAATAAACATCTGATTTACAAAACCAGTCCCTCTTTAACCAAAAGCAATAACTATATAAAATATGGATTGCATAAGATACAATAACAGGTAAAATATTGAAGAAAACTAGACTGGATTGGTTTGGTCATAACATTTGTTGTCATGACTTGCAAGGAAGAAGCAGCTATAGTAAAACAACAAAAAGCATATCTCTACAGATTACAGCATTCCAGTCTATAATGCACTAGCACAGAACAGCATGGTAACAGTTTTGCGGTGAAATGTAACCGATAAGCCACAATATAAGGAATACATGCTATTTGTTCATTCATATAATACCAGACCATTCCTTTAACGGGAAGGTCATTCAACCAACTCAGGTCTTAATTGCAGTTACATTAATTTCTGGAGTATCATGGAGAAGAGAAATAAGGTCGTTATACAGACTCTCTAACTTATTGGAGATTGAATCTTCATCTGTCAAGGATGCTGCTTGCAGATCTCCTTCTGGATGATCATGGGATTGCACGGATTCATTCTGTAAGATGCTATTATAATACATTTTGAGAGCATCATTTGCAGATATTGCTTGCACAGATTTATCCAAATTCTGAAACCTATCTCTATTCTCAAACTGCTTCACCAACTTTTCCTTAGCGGAATCTGAGAGGCCAGCGAGCGCACTGTGCTTGTAATTACcaagaaaattttaaaagaaagaaGGGCAATCAGTATGaatcaatagatttcaaaaatgACTTGACATATTCATGCATATGCATAAGGACTCATAGCAGAAAATTTCCTTTTACCTAGTAATGCCCCTGACAAGGCCCCACCTATAACCAACATGCACAGATTGCCTAAAGCCAACATTAAAACCCTCTTGTGCAGAAGCTTCCTTGCCTGCTGTTATACCATCTCGATATCCCATCCAAAATTTTGTCAAGTTATCCAAAGTGTCATGATTCAAAAATTTTCGAGAAGATAAAAATCAGCAATGAATTAAAAAATTCTGCATACTTAAGCTAGTAGACAAAGATAAGTAAATGATTTGGCACAATCTTAAAGGATACTGTATGATTTTTATTATGCCTGAACCTCCCTTCTCTGTTTAATACGGATGCATGACTTGAGCCATCATCTAAAATGTCATTAGAAAAATCATCTTCACACCAAAAATCATCAGTTCCATCATCTGAAACAAAAACATGCTAAGTCAACAGATCTAGTTATTTCCTTCTGAATCAACTATAATAGATGCTTTTATAGATTTCAAACTCCAAGGAAACTCTTTAAAACCTATAGAAAGCAAGAGCATAGAGAGGACAGAACATTGCAGGGTGCAACAAATTTGAAATTACTGACTGGATGACCATTGGAAACTAGAACATACACAAGATAACCCACACAATAATACTCTTATTCTCCCAAAATCAtagaatatatacatatatatatatatatatattatctattTTCAACCATAGATACCATATGCTACATCTAGTCCTTCCACAGTACATGAAAAAACAATGAAATATCCAATTATACAatattatatgtatatgtgtgtatgtgcatatatatcatgtgtgtgtgtctgttgggtacaaaataaccccagccgaagttcgtaaaagaccgacccttccaggactcttccggcttccaaccttgtatggcgtctttccgaactcccctaaccgtccgagcttccataataccatccggacttctccaatcatgagtTTCTCCAtttatctaccggactgctccaaacgctctctgaacttcactttcagccgattctctacagtgatcgactattctccgaatctcttccagacttctcccagc encodes the following:
- the LOC105057657 gene encoding uncharacterized protein yields the protein MKKVICAKISDLASEQVQFNQPTMHKRSSATKASDQLPNYMKPTCSSDVRKEKFKVMNHSPTTSDRVRKPRNLSNLNCSKPYTSCPDGSGLKHVKVLKRKPSLKQGRPWMKKSIGVALFSPKLYVNRATCSSTLKDSKFPKALELNQGGTEAEGTSTMKVCPYTYCSLNGHRHEPLPPLKCFLSSRRKLLKTQKSMKVKGVSLFRKKGLGKDEKEVDTGQAVLSRAPTALEVLMEEVANDFFVEIYAKPHKQNVEPFNCDEGSHQEKDDTKSPEVLKSLEFTGGDRVDAKCEEDDGRNLMDEIHEYSSVTSFEEDLNQNSDLSIEEMDVMMSVREYVNCDQEDEDEEGNSTSLVRKDDAELNLECQVMDGLVKESEGFADSAIKVPFEASEMNLEEDIDTFPCNKTDCSESTDDGFGPLFKHLFENDDPGNGLSLNAKTASVACKIAESDVEPSYEAYEEVAEHDHLTASEGISSERNDVSSDEERESSAINSVSCDDNVQYQSTDFLISKPLEAEILKENHLGDPPFTKENSSSVSFLGHLEASKGTEEGSAMKHDLSKQNGKGEASEAVYLEANNISDNGNAEQTIFHVDIKEEDDGNEEVEDVSSSSNTNLCGSNKGSTEKENGATEADHIKTGMEIKVYKHDDTTEEASILLKIHHSLNDLSDEVDQEDNREKSQKKHQEEVNETGEEQDWYKIEHVVQIKDNLEICLTGGTEGLEEDRIIVTAAALSNQAATEATGKQKAKISIVRKKRADEEEQMKEFNPRAPNFLPIEPDPEAEKVDLRHQEMDERKNAEEWMIDHALQQAVTKLAPDRKRKVALLVEAFETVMPTPTCEKAEQHTSQGFDHARPMQACS
- the LOC105057658 gene encoding uncharacterized protein isoform X1, whose product is MPPSLPWTTIPSSPCSLWSRASAPRPSTCSYDLLSPLPTVRCAPITRGIGMADGRHDELADLGGLTTSIGQLNIENASVLSIRRDQNDRQDDGTDDFWCEDDFSNDILDDGSSHASVLNREGRFRHNKNHTMGYRDGITAGKEASAQEGFNVGFRQSVHVGYRWGLVRGITSALAGLSDSAKEKLVKQFENRDRFQNLDKSVQAISANDALKMYYNSILQNESVQSHDHPEGDLQAASLTDEDSISNKLESLYNDLISLLHDTPEINVTAIKT
- the LOC105057658 gene encoding uncharacterized protein isoform X3; translated protein: MADGRHDELADLGGLTTSIGQLNIENASVLSIRRDQNDRQDDGTDDFWCEDDFSNDILDDGSSHASVLNREGRFRHNKNHTMGYRDGITAGKEASAQEGFNVGFRQSVHVGYRWGLVRGITSALAGLSDSAKEKLVKQFENRDRFQNLDKSVQAISANDALKMYYNSILQNESVQSHDHPEGDLQAASLTDEDSISNKLESLYNDLISLLHDTPEINVTAIKT
- the LOC105057658 gene encoding uncharacterized protein isoform X2, which translates into the protein MEIRKKSKGIGMADGRHDELADLGGLTTSIGQLNIENASVLSIRRDQNDRQDDGTDDFWCEDDFSNDILDDGSSHASVLNREGRFRHNKNHTMGYRDGITAGKEASAQEGFNVGFRQSVHVGYRWGLVRGITSALAGLSDSAKEKLVKQFENRDRFQNLDKSVQAISANDALKMYYNSILQNESVQSHDHPEGDLQAASLTDEDSISNKLESLYNDLISLLHDTPEINVTAIKT